Below is a window of Desmonostoc muscorum LEGE 12446 DNA.
CGGGTGTGTCTTCATTCCTGTGGGCATATAGTAAAGTCAAACGATTGTAGTTAGGATTTTCCAAGCCTGCGTATGTCCCTGTAGACAGAATCTCAAAACCATCTAACCCAATATAAAATCCGGTTTCTTCAGAATGATTATGAGTATCATCAGCCTGTGCTGGTGCTAAAGTGGTAGATAAAACCAGCGGTGCAGCAATCAAAAAGCTGACTGCAATAGACGTAAATGCTTGCCCTGTTTGATTTACTTGCTTTTTTGAGCAAGTAGTATTTCTGGAAACCACCACGCCTCTCCATCAAAGTATAATTTAGATAATGATAATGATTATCATAAAATTTTCCAGCTTGTCAAGGTGCGATACTGAAAACTATGTTCACCAAAGATTCTGTTTTTCTAATTTGTTAATATTTATTACTGATTACACATGCATAAAAATAAAATGTTTCTTGATGAAATTACAGCAGATTTCCAGGAAAATGAAGTACACAACAATTCATTTGCTAGCAAGGTATAAAGCCGCCTTTACTTCTGAATTCTGTTAGCGCAGTGGGGCGAACGCGAACAGCGTCTCGTAGAGAAGCCCATTCTGACTTCTGAATTCTGTCGTATGTAATTATTTTGCACAAACCCAAAACAAGGCAAGTTCGCACAAAAAAATAAAAACAATTATCATAGGCGATAACGATTATCCATAAGGTGAGACAAAAGGAATTTAGAGTATGGTGGCTGACGTAATCACAAATTCAGTTCCCGTTACTGTTCTTACAGGTTATTTGGGAGCAGGTAAAACGACTCTACTTAATCACATCCTCACCTACGAACACGGCAAAAAAGTTGCTGTGATTGTCAATGAATTTGGGGAAGTGGGCATTGATAATCAACTAATTATCGATGCCGATGAAGAAATATTTGAAATGAATAACGGCTGCATCTGTTGTACAGTGCGCGGCGATTTAATTCGCATCATTGGCAATTTGATGAAGCGCCGAGATAAATTTGACCATTTAGTAATTGAAACAACTGGATTAGCTGACCCCGCACCAGTAATTCAGACATTTTTTGTTGATGAAGACTTGCAAAGTCAACTATCTTTAGATGCCGTGGTGACAGTCGTAGATGCCAAGCATATCTGGCAGCACTGGGATGCAGACGAAGCCCAAGAACAGATTGCCTTTGCCGATGTAATTTTACTTAATAAAACAGATTTGGTAGCGCCAGAACAATTAGACGAATTAGAAAAGCGAATTCGGTCAATGAATGCTATGGCAAAAATCTACCGTACCCGCAACTCTGAATTAGAAATGGATGCTTTATTAGGTGTAAAAGCATTTGATTTAGATCGGGCATTAGAAATAGATCCAAATTTCTTAGGAGAAGATGCCCACGAACATGATGAAAGCGTTTTTTCTATAGCTTTAGTAGAAAAAGGTGCAGTCGATGGAGAAAAATTAAACGCTTGGCTTTCTGAATTACTGCGTACCCAAGGACCAGATATTTTCCGGATGAAAGGCATATTAAACATTGCTGGAGAAGAAAATAGATTTGTGTTCCAAGGAGTGCATATGATATTTGATGGGAGACCCGATCGCCCCTGGAAACCCAGCGAAACTCCGAAAAACGAACTAGTATTTATCGGTCGCAACCTTGACGCAGAGAGACTTAAGCAAGATTTTCTTGCTTGTTTGGTATAAAAAGGGATTGGGGACTGGGGATTGGGTACTGGGGATTGGGAAGAATTCAGTCCCTAGTTCCGAGTCCTGAGTTCCCAGTCCTTAATCCCCAGTACCCAGTACCCAATAAATATGAACTCCACAACCAGCAAATCTAAGGAATTTGAACAATACTATTCAGGGACACTTGCAGATTATATAACTGCGATCGCTTGGTCACCCCAAGGTCAAACTTTAGCAGCAACTTCCGCAGCCGGAGAAGTAGTACTGTGGAATGATGGTGAACTGACAACCTTGCAAACTGGTCACGGTAAATCAGTAGATTGCCTTGCCTTTTCTCCAGATGGGAAATTTTTAGCTGTCGGTGGACAAGATGGACAAGTCAAAATTTGGCAGGGCACTGAATTAATCGCCACATTAGAAAATGCGCCTGCATGGGTTGACAAACTAGCTTGGAATTACACGAGTAACCAACTAGCTTTTAGTTTGGGGCGTTATGTGCAAGTGTGGGACGCAGATACTCGTGAAATTGTTGTCACATTGAATTTCGATAACTCATCAGTTTTGGGTATCGATTGGCGCATTGATGGCGAGTACCTAGCCATTGCTGGTTATCAAGGAGTCAAGATTTGGCACAGTCAAAACTGGGATGAGGAACCATACATCTTAAATACCGCTACCGTCAGCCTCGCAATGGCTTGGTCACCCGATGGTAAATTCCTCGCTTCTGGCAATATGGATCGTAGCGTCACCGTTTTGGAATGGAACAATCCCGATCCTTGGGTGATGCGGGGTTTCCCTGGTAAAATTCGCCAATTGGCATGGTCACAAGCTACTACGAAAGTGGGTGCGCCAATACTAGCATCCTCTAGTGTTGAAGGTATTGTGGTGTGGGAAAAGTCAGAAGATGATACCTTAGGTTGGGAAGCGCGAGTTTTAACTAATCATGTGGATGTGATTAATGCGATCGCCTTTGCACCTAAAAGCTTCCTTCTCGCTTCTGCTGGTGCTGATGGCTGGCTGTGTTTATGGAACGAAGCCAACGAAGTATCCCAAATAATTACAGGTGTCTCAGGAGGCTTTTCTAGCTTAGCTTGGCATCCCCAAGGCAAATTACTAGCCGCAGGCGGTGAGAAAGGCGAATTAGTTATTTGGTCAAAAGTTTTGCCAGGTTAGGGATTTGGGCGTGATTAAGAGTGGGGAGTGGGGAGATGAGGGGGATGAGGGAGCAGGGGAGGCAGGGGAGGCAGGGGGGAGGCAGGGGAGGCAGGGGAGGCAGGGGAGGCAGGGGGAGAATAACTTTTACTCCTAACTCCTAACTCCAAACTCCAAACTCCTAACTCCTCATGCCCAACTCAATTATGATCGTGCTGGTAGCGGCTGAATCCTGGGCCGTAGGTTGCTAGAAGATTTTGTGGTGAAAGGGCAATTTCTGGCACTCCTGTGCAAACAATGGTTTGATTCAGGCAAAGCACGCGATCGCAATGACGGCTTACCATATCAATATCATGGGAAACTTGCAATACTGTCCAACCCTCTTCCCGCTTTAATTCATTTAGCAAAGCGTAAAAATCTGCGGCACCTTGTACATCAACCCCAGCAAAGGCTTCATCTAGTACTAACAATTTCCGTTGTTTCACCAAACAATAAGCCAACAACACCCGCTTCAACTGACCACCGCTAAGAGTACCAATAGCTTGATGCTGTAAATGATAAGCATCAGTTCGCCGTAAAGCTTCTGTTACTGCTAACGATTTTTCTCGGTCTTGTCTTTGCAACTTTGATAAAAATGAATCTCCCTTTTTCCCTTCACTTGTCCATCCTAGTCCCACCAATTCCTTAACAGAAATCGGAAAGCTGCGGTCAAAAATGAAGTTTTGCGGCATATAGCCCAACAAGTGACGTAAACGCCCCAGCTTCGCAATTGGACGATCTAATATTTCAATCGTACCAGCACTTCGAGGTATCAAATCTAAAACGGCTTTTATCAGAGTACTTTTACCAGCACCATTGGGGCCAACTATAGCTGTATCTGTTCCTGACAACAATTCAAAGGAAACATCTCGTACAGCTAGATAACTGCCTTGATAAACAGTTAATCCTTCTACTTTCAAAATAGCAATATTATTAGTCATTGGGCATTGGGCATTGGGCATGGGGCATGGGGCATTGGGCATTTGTAAAGGACAAAGGACAAATGACTAATGACAAACCTATTTACACGACGTTTCTATAGTTTGTAAGTTAGCTTTCATCGCTTGGAAATAATGCTGTGGATCTGTTTGTCCAGTTTCCAGAGAATCCAAAGTACGCAAACTTAACTTCAAGTCTTTTGAAAGACTAGTCAGCAATTTATTATCTACTCCAGGTTCGCTAAATAAGGCTTTAACTTTGTACTTTTTTACAGCATTAATTGCATTTTGTACATCCGTTGGTGAAAGTTGATCTTCGGGAATTTCTACCACAGCAACTTGCTTGAGGTTGTAGCGTTTGGCTAAGTATGGAAACGCATCATGAAAGGTCACGAAGGTGCAACTTGGAGTTTTTTGTAATGTCTGCTGAAATTCGCTGTTTAAACTGTCTAATTCTTTAATATAAGCCGCAGCATTAGCTTCATAAGTAGCTTTATTCCCTGGGTCAGCAGCAATTAACCCATCCCGAATATTGGTTACTTGCTGTTTTGCCAAAACTGGATCTAACCAAACGTGAGGATTACCTTGGGCGTGTTCGTGGTCATGATCTTCTTCGTTTTTATCCGTTTTCACAACAGGTGAAATTTCATTTAAGGGTTTAATACCAATACTTGCATCAATTTCAGTTAATTTGGAATTTTGGGCATTTTTGACAGTATCTTTCAAAAATTCCTCCAACCCTAAACCATTTTTTACTAATACATTGGCTGTGGCGATCGCTTTGACATTTTCTGGTGTCGCTTGGTATTCATGTACCTCCGTACCAGGTGGCACTAAAATTTCTACATCTGCTACATTTCCAGCTACCGCCTTGGTAAACAAATATATCGGCAAAAATGTCGTCACTACTTTAGTTTTTCCCGGTTGCGCTGTTGGGGTAGACGCAGCCTCCTGTGCTTGTGGTGACTGTTGGATAGTTGTTCCTTGATTCTGATTCGATTCGCTACAGCCAGCAGCCATTGACAATATTAGCAGAGCAATTAATGACACAATGCCGTTTCGTTGTCTGCCTATTCTAAATCCTCTGCAATTCCCCATCACGGTGTTTTCTCCCCAAAACCAATGCTTGCTGTGCCTTTGCCACAATTTTTGTTGACAATGATACTTATTCTACATCTTATACTATAATAATTCTCATTCTCAATCAAAAAAGACTTAGTATTTCAGTATTAACAGTGTAAATAATCACGATTAAATCTTTTTTTAACAGGACACTTCTGCAAGTAAGTTTTCCCAAAATAATTAGGATTTCTTGATATTTTGTGTTAAAAAGCTTCCATGTTTCTGATAAGATTACTGACGAGTTTTTAATAAAATGTGCTTTCAAAAAAGCGCGGTGTGAGTGCGAATTGTAGATAAGTGTGAGGAGAAAAATGCAAAAATTTTGTCAATATTTGCTAGTTAGTCCAGCAGTATACAGTGCAATGCTATTTCTTAGTACTGCTGCATTTGCAGGTGAAACATCCGGCACTTCCCAAATCAATCAACCAGAAGTTTTAGCTAGTCCAAACACCAAAATTCAGAACATAGCTCAAAATCAGACAACGGCGCAAGTTACCTCAGTGTCTCAGTTGTCAGATGTGCAAACCACAGACTGGGCTTTCCAAGCGTTGCAATCGCTTGTAGAACGCTATGGTTGTATTGCAGGCTACCCAAATAGCACTTATCGTGGGAATCGGGCACTGACGCGGTATGAATTTGCTGCTGGTTTGAATGCTTGTCTCGATCGCGTGAATGAACTAATTGCCACAGCCACAGGTGATTTAGTTAACAAACAAGATTTAGCCACATTACAAAAGCTACAAGAAGAGTTTTCCGCCGAACTAGCGACACTCCGGGGTCGTGTAGATGCAGTAGAAGCACGTACATCTGAATTGGAAGCGAATCAATTTTCTACTACAACCAAACTGCAAGGTCAAGTTGTTGCTGTTGTCAGCGATGTTTTGTCAGGAAATACAGTCAACGGTGCGGAAATTACAGACGAAAACACTACTTTAGGCGTAAGGGCGCGGGTAGAATTTGTTACCAGCTTTACAGGGCAAGATACGCTATTCACTAGAATCCAAGCAAATAATATTCTCAGCCCTAACATTGGTACACCAGAGGGCAATTTATTCTTTGCTGGTGAAGATGGTACTACTAGTGCTGCGATCGATGCACTGTATTACAAATTTCCCTTGGGCAAAAAGACACAAGTCATCGCCATTGCCAATGCAGGTGCAGCAGATGACCTGACTAGTACTGTCAATATCTTTGACGGTGATGGCGCCTTTGGTGCTTTGTCCACCTTTGGTACACGCAACCCAATTTATAACCAGATAGGCGGCGCAGGGTTGGGATTGACATACGAATTTAGCGAAAAATTAGCATTAAGTCTGGGGTATTTGAGTGGTACAGCTAATGACCCTACACCCAATAATGGTTTGTTCAATGGTTCTTATGGTGCCCTAGCACAGTTGACAGTTAAGCCAAGCGATCGCATTTCTATTGGTTTAACTTACATCAATTCTTACAACCAACCACTAGCCACAGGTAGCAATGCCGCAACCTTCCAAGATATAGCAACCATCCAGAGTTTACCAGCAGAAGAAGTAGGATTTTCCAGTAATTCTTACGGTGTGCAAGCATCCATTGGCATTACTAATAACATAGTTTTAGGTGGTTGGGCTGGATACACCAACACCCGAAGCTTGAGAGGAAACCGTGGAGACGTTGATATTTGGAACTATGCCGTTACCCTTGGCTTCCCCGACCTCGGTACAAAAGGTAGTTTAGCAGGTATTATTGCGGGTGTAGAACCTAGAGTCACGAGTTCTAGCCTCGTAGGATTAGCTGAAGATGAGGATACGTCTTATCATCTGGAAGCATTCTACCAATATAAGCTCAGTGATAATATCACCATTACTCCAGGAGTCATTTGGCTAACATCCCCAGATCATAACAATGACAACGATGATGTTGTTATTGGTGCATTGAGAACCACATTCAGTTTCTAATTTTCAAAATCTCAAAATCAAGACGCAAAAGATCAGTTTGCGTCTTTTTTTTGTGTGTGATGTCAAAGCAGGAACGTGGAAGGGAAAGGTATGGAGTCAATCCAAAATCCAAGAAAAAGTTTGCTGGTCATAACAAAAAGACCAGCCTCCCACAGCTGGTCTAAAAAATATTTTTTCGCGTTGTCTTCTCAAGAGAGTTAAAACCCAATTGCGCGTTCCTAAAATGCAACGGGCAACTTTTCTTAACAATATTGTAACAGCCAACACAGATTTTTCAGAAAATTTCATCAAAAAAAGATATAAGCAAAGCTTAAAAGCCTCTATCTATAAGGAGAATTCGGTGCAAGGCAGGGTAGAGAAGGGGAGTGGGGAGTGGGGAGTGGGGAGTGGGGAGATGAGGGGGATGAGGGGGATGAGGGAGACGCGGGGACGCGGGGACGCGGAGAAAAACAAATGACCAATGACTAATGACCAATGACTAATGACCAATGACTAATGACTAATGACTAATTGCGGTTTTCCCCAAAGGATGGTCTCTTGCTTATAAATGGCAATTCCCGGTTTTGCTCCTTTGGGTTTGTAGACGTGTTTTAGCTGAGTGTATACTACTGGCACTTGGTCACTCTGACGGCCGCGACTGTAGTAAGCGGCAAGATTCGCTACGAATTGCAAATCAGCTTCTTCTGCAACAGCACCGGGTTCAAGACGTAGCAGCACATGGCTACCCGGAATTTCTTGAGCGTGGAACCAGAGGTCATAATCTCCAGCTACACGAAAAGTTAATTGGTCATTTTGGCGATTGTTGCGACCGATTAATACTTCAAAGCCGCTGGGAGTAAGGTAACGATGAAAGTTGGTGCTGGGGGCTTCATTGCTGCTGCGGTTGCGGTATTCTGGATCTTCTAGATACTTTTGCCCAATGAGTTCTTCGCGGATTTCTTCTAAAGCTTGCAAATCTTCTGGTGTTTGGTAGTTGTCAATCTGAGCGATCGCAGCTTCTACTTGTTCTAAATAGTCAATTTCTGTCTGCACTTCTAAAAGTAGCGGTTCCACAGCAGAACGAGCGCGTTTGAGTTTTTGGTGCTGTTTGTAAAGACTTTGGGCATTTTGGACGGCATTTTTATCCGGTTGGAGAGCGATCGCTACTGGCTCATTACTCTCAAAATCTGGGATAATTATCTCTTTCATCCCAGGTTCCCAGTTTTGCAGGTGAGCCATTAATAAATCAGCTTTTTGACGATATTCATCGGCTCGATCTGATTGCTGTAAGCGTGTTTTGAAGGTTTGAGCTTTGTTGCGTAATTTCGCCAAAATATTATTCAATTTCTGACTCAACTGATGGCGCAATTGGGAAAATAATTGTTGATTGAGTTGGTCAGTATAGTAACGGTTGAGTAATTCTTGGGTATTTTTGACGCTTTCTACTCCACTCCAACCCATTACTGTGTAGCCATCTTTTGTCCAAGCAGGTTGAAATTTACTTGAATCCAACGCTTGCAGCCATTCTTGCCAACGCTCAAACAATCTTTGCCAATCTTCACGTTGGAGGGTATCGGTGGATGTTTCTGGTGGGATATTTGCTGCTAACAACATTGTCTCTAACAGTGCAGCACTTAAACCACTATAACTTTTGAGTAATTGCCGCTTGATTGCTCCTGGTACTAAACTTACCCGTTCTTGCCAGCGTTCTTGAGATTCACTCAAATTAGGAATAGTCCCAGTAAGTTTTGGTGGTGTTTCGTAAGGTTGTCCGGTTTGGATGGGACGGACACTAGATTGTTGCTGACTGACTTGATGGGCAGCTGTGATTATTATATTGCTAGCGTCGGTGAGAATGACGTTGCTATACTTGCCCATAACTTCCACATACACATGATACAGGGCGGTTTCTCCAGGACGCCGAGCAAATTGTAAATCAATCACGCGTTCCCAAGGAGCGATCGCTTCAATTGCCACTAAGGCTAAACCATTGGACTTTGGACAAAAAGAAGTTTGTTCGCGAGTCACACTCGCGAACAAAAAACTAGTCATCAGAAATTACCCCAGTTATTTTACAAACTGAGTCAGACTGAGTTAAACGCCTAAAGCCTAAGAAAATTTATGCGGCTTTGACTTTAGCGAGTGTTGATTTTGACTTCTTCTTGACAACAGGATGCTTAGTTCGTTGTGTTTGAACTTGACCTTGAACTCGACCGATGGAATTTCCTCTGGTTTTGGGAGAACGAGCGGGTGTACCAATCTCTGAAATAATTCTCTGAAAATCGCGTTGCACTACACTTGGAGTGGCAATTTTATCATTGTTTTGTTCTAAATAACGCTCCCATGGCCTGGGTAAGTGTGTTGCTAACTCCCTTGCCGCCCACAACTGTACGTAAGCTAGGATTACTAAATGTATCCAATTTTCCTCATGCAAAACATCTGGAGTTTGAAACTGCGTCATCAACAAACGCTGCTTGCTAAATCGCAGCATGTGTTCAATATCAAACCTTTGTCTATAGCAATGGTTTGCAACCGTAGGTGAGATTTCTCCACGTTGCTCACCTATGACAATTAACCACATTGGTTTCCAGAGAGATTGATTAGTATCATCAGTCACATGAATTCTGAGCAGAGTAAAAGGATGACAATACATTTTTTGGTGCTTGGTTCCCCTCATCAACATTTGATGCCAAGCGAGTATGGTGATGTTTAAAAGACGACCCTTACAGGTTGTCTGCTGAATTTGTGTTGTCTCGTCGGGAGAGTGCCAAGTTTCAACATCAGCTAAATTAAACCGTTCACCGTATTTTTTTGGACAACCACGTTTTTTCTTTGACTCATCAACGGGTGGAGATTGGTAGAAAATTCGATTACTACGAACTCTGGCTATCACTACCACATTTTTGTGTTTGGATTGGTCAAACAGAAATGAACGCTGACTATAGGCGCTATCTGCTACTAAGACGCACAATTTTTCCTGCCAGGGCAGTGATGAATCAGACATTACTGAGGAAATTTGTTCACTACCCACATCAACACCAGTTTTATCAAGTGATACCCTTTCTCCTGATATTGGTATTGACCAAGGGGCGGCATTCCCAGTTTCTTTCTCTGGTAAGATAGAAAGTATCGAATAAGAATGACCAATATTAATCGGTTTGTTACCCTTGATAGTATTTGGCTGGTAAATATACCCACGTTCAGCTAAAGTCCTCGCGTAAGGACGCGGATGCGGTGTTGTATCAAGAGCGAATAAGTAAAAAGGGCGTTGTTGTGGTTGCTTAATTAACTCAGATACCACCCTAATTAAGTTATTGGGTTTTTCTTGTTCTTCTTGTTCTTCTTCTTCATTGTTCTTCTCCTGAATATTTGTATTAAATGATTTTTGAATTGCTTTATAAATAGAATTATAGCTTCTGGGAAACAAAGGACTTAAAGATAACTCCGCAATTGAATTGGCTCCCGTATTACCCGCAAGCGCATCCAACAAATCCATACAGGCGTCGCTACATGAAGAAAAACAGTTGTAAATTTTTTGTCTAAAATCTTGAAATTGCGCTATTAATTGATTGTTATTAAATTTTGGCATAGCCATCAGTATTTACCCAAAGATACTTTGTAGTTGATATTACTATTTGTTGGGGGTCTGATGGCTATGCTTTTTTCTGCTCGTCACTATAAACAAGATTAATCATTCATTTATTCGCGAGTCACACTCGCGAATAAACTTCTTTTTGTCCAAAGTCCAAAAACCACCCAATTGGTGTATCAGTTGTTGACTGAAGGTGAAGGTATCGGGAATTCGTGGTGGCGGATCGCCGATGCAAATATGTGCAGCTTGAGGATGCCAAGAAATCTCTAGCCAACCCCGCTGTTTCAAGGTGCGTAATGCTATGACAATAGTGTAGCGATCGCGCTGGTAAACTTGCTCTGTCCGTGAGGGTAGCCAGTTCGTGCGTAGTTCGCTACAAGCAGCTTTGAGGGTGGTAAAGTCAACTGGTTGCACAAAAATGAATTATTAACATTCAAACATAGATGCCCAGTATATGCTATCGTGTCTAGTTCCGACTGGCGTGATATGAAAAAGCGGTCAGTATTAATGAGCCTAACCGCATTTGTCTTTGTAGTCATGTTGTTTACTGTAAGTCTTTAACCAAACCTGATATTAGCCGCTTTTAGTACTCATACCTAACTTCATATTCGCTAGCTTCATTGATGCTGCCTACTTGTTGATAGATATCGCTTTGACTCAAGTAGATATCTTCTTGTTCTTCAACAGAAGATTCCAGCTTATGAAAATGTAACCGTATTTCTTTATTGACTGGGTTGAAAACTGTTTCTAAGTATTTCAATCGCCAGGACACTCGAAAATTGTCGATCTGTGCAAACTCATAAATCTTATCTGGCTCAAAAATTAGTTCACTCATGACGACTCTGATACAGTTTACAGTTCATTTTAGGCTGACGAAAATTCTCCAGACCCTATCTATATGCGGAGGTTTCACTTTCTTCAGTCATTTCTCTAGCTGTACCCAAGCTTGAGCTTTTTCACTTTGGAGCAGGGAAAGATGGGTGGTAGTGACGGCAATTCCATGAAGCAACATTGCCTCATAGAGCGATCGCCTGTCTGAGATGCGCCTGTTGTACCACCAGCAATCACCAATACAAAGAATGTTGAGGACATATCCACAGGCAAAATTAAATTCTCATCACACACATAATACATAAACACCACATTTGTGATGCCTATGTATTATGTGTTATTTATTGCGAATTACCAAAGAAAGTTATTTGGTAAGCAATACTGGTTCTACTTTTTTATTTGTTTGCAAAATCTCGTTGTAGAGTTCGCCTAGTTGATTGGCGACGCCATCCCAACTAAACTTAGTTTCGACGCGCTTTCTACCAGCTTTACCCAATTGATCTCGCCATTCTGGATTTAACAGAATTCTATCGATCGCATTTGCAAAGGCGGCTACATCTTGCGCTGGTGCTAATAAACCAGTTTCTTCGTTGAGTACAGTAAACTGAAGTCCACCCACATCACTCGCTATCACTGGTGTACTACTGGCCATCGCTTCGATCGCTACGAGTCCAAAGGGTTCGTAGTGACTGGGAACAACGCAAACATCGGCTGCTGCGTAATAAGTTGGTAAAACATCTTGGCTCAAACGACCAGGAAACTTGGTAAAGTCACTTATCCCTAATTCGTTGACAATTTGCTCAATGCGATCGCGCTCAATTCCATCGCTGTTACCTGGAGTGCTACCACCACCAATAATTAGCTGGAGGTTGTTGGAGTCCCGGAGTTGAGACTCATTTACTGCACGCACTAAAGTTTCTATACCTTTGCGTGGGTCAAAACGACCGACATATAATACAACTTTGGCTTTTTGATCGATTCCCAATTCCAATCTGGCTGCTTGTCGTCCAATGGAACCAAATCGCTGAATATCTGTACCGCAGGGAATGATATCGATATTACCTTTAGTCGAGACGAGCGATCGCATATGTTGATTTTCCTGCGGACTCGTCGCTACAATGCGTTCTGCTGTCTCCAGCACTTCTTTTTCCACTTCCAATCGCTTAATACCAATCGGAGGACGATTCTCTATCGTGTTATACTTCACTGCTCCTAAAGAGTGGTAGGTATGAACCTGTTTAAGTCCTGGGATTTCCTTCTTCAACTTCATCCCTACCCAGCTAGAAAGCCAGTAGTTAGTGTGAACTAACTGGTATGTAATCCCATTTTCTTCTTGGAATTCGAGGAAATTCTCCACAAATTTTGATAAATATCCAAAAATATCATCTCGTGGCACAAACTCCAGGGGGCCTGCTTTTAAACGAATAGTTCGACAATTC
It encodes the following:
- a CDS encoding NF041680 family putative transposase — protein: MAMPKFNNNQLIAQFQDFRQKIYNCFSSCSDACMDLLDALAGNTGANSIAELSLSPLFPRSYNSIYKAIQKSFNTNIQEKNNEEEEQEEQEKPNNLIRVVSELIKQPQQRPFYLFALDTTPHPRPYARTLAERGYIYQPNTIKGNKPINIGHSYSILSILPEKETGNAAPWSIPISGERVSLDKTGVDVGSEQISSVMSDSSLPWQEKLCVLVADSAYSQRSFLFDQSKHKNVVVIARVRSNRIFYQSPPVDESKKKRGCPKKYGERFNLADVETWHSPDETTQIQQTTCKGRLLNITILAWHQMLMRGTKHQKMYCHPFTLLRIHVTDDTNQSLWKPMWLIVIGEQRGEISPTVANHCYRQRFDIEHMLRFSKQRLLMTQFQTPDVLHEENWIHLVILAYVQLWAARELATHLPRPWERYLEQNNDKIATPSVVQRDFQRIISEIGTPARSPKTRGNSIGRVQGQVQTQRTKHPVVKKKSKSTLAKVKAA
- a CDS encoding WD40 repeat domain-containing protein, coding for MNSTTSKSKEFEQYYSGTLADYITAIAWSPQGQTLAATSAAGEVVLWNDGELTTLQTGHGKSVDCLAFSPDGKFLAVGGQDGQVKIWQGTELIATLENAPAWVDKLAWNYTSNQLAFSLGRYVQVWDADTREIVVTLNFDNSSVLGIDWRIDGEYLAIAGYQGVKIWHSQNWDEEPYILNTATVSLAMAWSPDGKFLASGNMDRSVTVLEWNNPDPWVMRGFPGKIRQLAWSQATTKVGAPILASSSVEGIVVWEKSEDDTLGWEARVLTNHVDVINAIAFAPKSFLLASAGADGWLCLWNEANEVSQIITGVSGGFSSLAWHPQGKLLAAGGEKGELVIWSKVLPG
- a CDS encoding iron uptake porin codes for the protein MQKFCQYLLVSPAVYSAMLFLSTAAFAGETSGTSQINQPEVLASPNTKIQNIAQNQTTAQVTSVSQLSDVQTTDWAFQALQSLVERYGCIAGYPNSTYRGNRALTRYEFAAGLNACLDRVNELIATATGDLVNKQDLATLQKLQEEFSAELATLRGRVDAVEARTSELEANQFSTTTKLQGQVVAVVSDVLSGNTVNGAEITDENTTLGVRARVEFVTSFTGQDTLFTRIQANNILSPNIGTPEGNLFFAGEDGTTSAAIDALYYKFPLGKKTQVIAIANAGAADDLTSTVNIFDGDGAFGALSTFGTRNPIYNQIGGAGLGLTYEFSEKLALSLGYLSGTANDPTPNNGLFNGSYGALAQLTVKPSDRISIGLTYINSYNQPLATGSNAATFQDIATIQSLPAEEVGFSSNSYGVQASIGITNNIVLGGWAGYTNTRSLRGNRGDVDIWNYAVTLGFPDLGTKGSLAGIIAGVEPRVTSSSLVGLAEDEDTSYHLEAFYQYKLSDNITITPGVIWLTSPDHNNDNDDVVIGALRTTFSF
- a CDS encoding metal ABC transporter ATP-binding protein, with protein sequence MTNNIAILKVEGLTVYQGSYLAVRDVSFELLSGTDTAIVGPNGAGKSTLIKAVLDLIPRSAGTIEILDRPIAKLGRLRHLLGYMPQNFIFDRSFPISVKELVGLGWTSEGKKGDSFLSKLQRQDREKSLAVTEALRRTDAYHLQHQAIGTLSGGQLKRVLLAYCLVKQRKLLVLDEAFAGVDVQGAADFYALLNELKREEGWTVLQVSHDIDMVSRHCDRVLCLNQTIVCTGVPEIALSPQNLLATYGPGFSRYQHDHN
- a CDS encoding CobW family GTP-binding protein, which gives rise to MVADVITNSVPVTVLTGYLGAGKTTLLNHILTYEHGKKVAVIVNEFGEVGIDNQLIIDADEEIFEMNNGCICCTVRGDLIRIIGNLMKRRDKFDHLVIETTGLADPAPVIQTFFVDEDLQSQLSLDAVVTVVDAKHIWQHWDADEAQEQIAFADVILLNKTDLVAPEQLDELEKRIRSMNAMAKIYRTRNSELEMDALLGVKAFDLDRALEIDPNFLGEDAHEHDESVFSIALVEKGAVDGEKLNAWLSELLRTQGPDIFRMKGILNIAGEENRFVFQGVHMIFDGRPDRPWKPSETPKNELVFIGRNLDAERLKQDFLACLV
- a CDS encoding metal ABC transporter substrate-binding protein, producing the protein MGNCRGFRIGRQRNGIVSLIALLILSMAAGCSESNQNQGTTIQQSPQAQEAASTPTAQPGKTKVVTTFLPIYLFTKAVAGNVADVEILVPPGTEVHEYQATPENVKAIATANVLVKNGLGLEEFLKDTVKNAQNSKLTEIDASIGIKPLNEISPVVKTDKNEEDHDHEHAQGNPHVWLDPVLAKQQVTNIRDGLIAADPGNKATYEANAAAYIKELDSLNSEFQQTLQKTPSCTFVTFHDAFPYLAKRYNLKQVAVVEIPEDQLSPTDVQNAINAVKKYKVKALFSEPGVDNKLLTSLSKDLKLSLRTLDSLETGQTDPQHYFQAMKANLQTIETSCK
- a CDS encoding Rqc2 family fibronectin-binding protein; amino-acid sequence: MTSFLFASVTREQTSFCPKSNGLALVAIEAIAPWERVIDLQFARRPGETALYHVYVEVMGKYSNVILTDASNIIITAAHQVSQQQSSVRPIQTGQPYETPPKLTGTIPNLSESQERWQERVSLVPGAIKRQLLKSYSGLSAALLETMLLAANIPPETSTDTLQREDWQRLFERWQEWLQALDSSKFQPAWTKDGYTVMGWSGVESVKNTQELLNRYYTDQLNQQLFSQLRHQLSQKLNNILAKLRNKAQTFKTRLQQSDRADEYRQKADLLMAHLQNWEPGMKEIIIPDFESNEPVAIALQPDKNAVQNAQSLYKQHQKLKRARSAVEPLLLEVQTEIDYLEQVEAAIAQIDNYQTPEDLQALEEIREELIGQKYLEDPEYRNRSSNEAPSTNFHRYLTPSGFEVLIGRNNRQNDQLTFRVAGDYDLWFHAQEIPGSHVLLRLEPGAVAEEADLQFVANLAAYYSRGRQSDQVPVVYTQLKHVYKPKGAKPGIAIYKQETILWGKPQLVISH